Part of the Candidozyma auris chromosome 4, complete sequence genome, CGATGAAACTGGAGAGGCAGTGTTTTACGGAATTTTTAGCATGATGCTCAACGCCTGATTTTTCATAAGGCACCCCACGTTTCCCCCCTTTGCGTACGTTTTAACCCAACGAGTATTTGCAAACTTGCGCTTTGTACCTGTCTTCGAAGCTTAGGGTTTTCGGGTCCGCTGGTGCGAAAAATGAACCTGTCGCCAGCTTCTGTCTCTGGCCAATTCAATGCGCTCCCTGCACGCAGTGCCTCTGATAAGGTGCCAGGCAGGCTCGCGCTAAGGATTGGTTAGTCACCTTGTTCCAACTTCAGCCTTGCACAAGGCAAAGTTTTTTTGTAGGCGGAGAGGCGGCAAAGAATGGGGAtcaggaaaaaaaggggACTGTTGTAGTTGTGGCCCTCGTTCTTGCTAGCTTGACAGCGTTTTTAGGGGCATGTAGTACAACAAGTGTTGGGTgggaatggctgcaaattcaCGCCCAAAAGTGAGAAGGCATTAGGGTGGCCAGAGAATTGAGGTTTGGTTATAGCAGCTTAGCTAGTTCATCTGATTAACGATATTGTGTTTCTAATACGTCTattctttctccaacttgaTGGGACGTAGATTCTAAGACGACCCCCGCGAGCGAATATTTGCATCTTTGTCGCACTTTCCAATGCCGGTGAGAGAAGCTTCACAGAGAGGCCTCACTTCTAAACGGTCCCCCTCAGcttagatttttttttgtgccGATTACAGACATATTTATTTATTGCATTCTGCCGACCTATATTGGCCGAATACTCTTAAATTTCATATTGGGCTATTTGTTCCTGTTCCTCGAGTGACGCCATCGTCGTCAGGGGAGGCAAAACGAGCCCGATAACGGCTCTTTACTGTCCATTGGCGGGCAACGTTTTCCAGTGCTCTcacaatttttttcgcaAGCGTCGCCGCATGCTAGTAGGATGATGAATCATCGCGGCGAGAATACTCCGAACTGAAAAAAACACACAAGGAACATAGCACGGAACAAAATTCTGCAACCAGAGTATAGAATTTTGACGAATCTGGGCAAATGGCTTTGAGTCAGCCCAAGTTCCGCGTTCAGGCATTCTCTGAATCCACTCATTTCTGGATATTCCATCTGGGCCTGCTCGAGATAGTCTAGTTTAAGTTCGTAATGGTACATCGCCGCACTCTTCAAAACAGAGTCACAATTGCCCGATGAACTAATCCATGGTCGACGAGGACAACTGTTGGCAATGAATTATAGTTGGTCATTCAATTGGGATCAGGCTCAAATTTCACGTCTCTTCAATCCCAGTACGACTTCCTTTTATCCACAAATTTCCGCTTCTCTTCGGACTTCAATCTCCTGCCACTATCTACAGGCTCACAGCTGTATTTACCCTCGGACTACCTCGTCCTCGTCCAGCGTATATAACTGGACGTAAGCCCCATGGACACTTGGAAAAAAGATTTTTCCTCTCAACCTTTTATTTATTGGCTTCTCAAGCAATAAGCTGAATTTGCCTTCATCGCATCTTGAATCAATCAGCTCCTTTCCTTTCTTGGTGGTTCGGCTGTTTGCTCCGTACTCTCTGCAGAACTTCCTGGCAAACGTTATCTTAATCTATCATCGCTTTTCCTACCACCCTTATTCCCTACACCTTCATTGCAAATGACTTCGCTTGCCACGTCCACTTCGGACCGGGCAAAGATTAATCAGATGCGGAGAGATCTGACTGTTTTGGGGCCCATGAACAAGATCCTTGTGGCCAACAGAGGTGAGATCCCGATCAGAATCTTCAGAACTGCCCATGAGTTGTCGATGCAGACTGTGGCCATCTACGCACACGAGGATAGGTTGTCCATGCACAGATTGAAAGCCGACGAATCGTACGTCATTGGCAAGAAGGGCCAGTACTCCCCAGTGCAAGCTTATTTGCAGATTGACGAGATCATTAACATTGCCAAGAGGCACAATGTTAACATGATCCACCCAGGCTACGGTTTTCTCTCTGAAAACTCCACTTTCGCTCGTAAAGTTGAAGAGGCGGGAATTGCTTGGATTGGCCCTTCCTACACAACCATTGATGCTGTTGGTGACAAGGTCTCTGCCAGAACTTTGGCTTTGGAAAACAATGTTCCTGTGGTGCCCGGTACTCCGGGCCCAATTGACTCCACcgaggaggccaagaagtttgtggagaagtACGGTTTCCCTGTGATCATCAAAGCTGCTTtcggtggtggtggtcGTGGTATGAGAGTCGTCAGAGAGGGCGACTCCATTGAGGATGCCTTCAACAGAGCCAAATCTGAGGCCTTGACCGCTTTTGGTAACGGCACCTGCTTCATTGAAAGATTTTTGGACAAACCAAAACATATTGAAGTGCAATTACTTGCTGACAACTATGGTAATGTTATTCACTTGTTCGAAAGAGACTGCTCTGTGCAGAGGAGACACCAAAAAGTCGTCGAGATTGCACCAGCCAAAAACTTGCCAAAGTCTGTAAGAGACGCTATCTTGACAGATGCCGTTaaattggccaagtctGCAAACTATAGAAACGCTGGTACCGCCGAGTTTCTTGTGGATGAGCAGAACAGACATTACTTCATCGAAATCAATCCTAGAATCCAGGTCGAGCACACCATTACAGAAGAAATAACGGGTGTTGACATTGTCGCTGCTCAGATCCAGATTGCCGCTGGTGCCTCCTTGCAACAATTAGGCTTGCTTCAGGACAAGATCACCACCCGTGGCTTTGCAATTCAATGCAGAATCACCACTGAAGATCCCGCTAAAAACTTTCAACCTGACACCGGTAAGATCGAAGTGTACCGCTCTGCTGGTGGTAATGGTGTGAGATTAGATGGCGGCAATGGTTTTGCTGGCTCTGTCATCTCTCCTCACTACGACTCTATGTTGGTCAAGTGTTCCTGTTCAGGATCCACCTACGAGATCGCTAGAAGAAAGATGTTGAGAGCTTTGATTGAATTCAGGATCAGAGGTGTTAAGACCAACATCCCCTTCTTGTTGGCCTTGCTTACAAACGAGACATTTATTAATGGTAACTGTTGGACGACCTTTATTGATGACACCCCATCTTTGTTCCGTATGATTTCATCACAAAACAGAGCTaccaagttgttgagctACTTAGGTGATTTGGCAGTCAATGGGTCTTCTATCAAAGGTCAAGTTGGTTTGCCTAAGCTTCTCACGGAGGCCTTGATTCCAATCTTGCACGACCCCAAGACTGGCATCGAAATTGACGTTGACTCTCCTGTGAAACCAAGGGGATGGAGACAGGTTCTTCTCGAACTTGGCCCAGAGGGTTTCGCCAAGCAAGTGAGAAACTTCAAGGGAACCTTGATAACTGACACCACTTGGAGAGATGCTCACCAATCCTTGTTGGCTACTCGTGTCAGAACTAtagacttgttgaacattgcttcaacaactgcGCATGCCTTGAACGGtgccttctccttggaGTGCTGGGGTGGCGCCACATTCGACGTGTCGATGAGATTCCTTCACGAATGTCCATGGGCTCGTTTGCGCAAATTGAGAGAATTAGTCCCTAACATTCCATTCCagatgttgttgagagGTGCTAACGGTGTTGCGTACTCCTCTTTGCCAGACAATGCTATCGACCAGTTCGTAAAACAGGCAAAGGACAACGGTGTGGACATTTTCAGAGTCTTTGATGCTCTCAATGATTTGGAACAGTTGAAGGTCGGTGTCGATGCTGTCAAGAAGGCTGGTGGTGTGGTTGAAGCTACGGTGTGTTTCTCTGGCGATATGTTGAACCCTAATAAGAAGTACAACTTGGAATACTACTTGAATGTTGTTGACAAGATCGTCGAAATGGGTACTCATTTCATTGGTATTAAAGATATGGCTGGAACTATGAAGCCAAAGGCAGCTACTCTTTTGGTGAGCGCAATTAGGGAGAAGTACCCTGATATTCCAATTCATGTTCACACTCATGATTCTGCTGGTACAGGTGTCGCTAGTATGGACGCAGCAGCCAAAGCGGGTGCcgatgttgttgatgcagCTTCCAACGCTATGTCTGGTATGACTTCTCAACCATCTATTAGTGCTCTCATTGCTTCATTAGAGGGCGAGGTCAATCATGGCTTAGAGGAAAGCTTGGTGAGAGAGCTCGACAACTACTGGGCTCAGATGAGATTGTTGTACTCATGTTTCGAGGCTGATTTAAAGGGTCCCGACCCAGAAGTTTACCAACACGAGATTCCTGGGGGTCAATTGACGAACTTGATTTTCCAAGCCCAACAATTGGGGCTTGGTGAAAAGTGgttgttgaccaaggagAAATACAAGGTTGCCAATCATCTTTTGGGTGACGTTGTGAAAGTCACTCCCACATCGAAGGTAGTTGGTGATTTAGCCCAGTTCATGGTCTCAAACAATTTGACTGAAGAGGATGTCATCAAGTTGGCACCTGAATTGGATTTCCCAGGATCGGTTCTCGACTTCATGGAAGGCTTGATGGGTAAACCTTACGGTGGTTTCCCTGAGCCATTGAGAACTCAAATGTTGAACAACAAGAGACCTAAGTTGGACAAGAGACCCGGTTTATCCTTGCCACCTGTTGACTTTGCCaaagtgaaggaagaaTTGGTTTCTCGTTATGGTGAATCCATCGATGAATGTGACATTGCTTCCTATGTAATGTATCCAAAGGTTTACGAGGACTACCGTGCTACTCTTGAAAAGTACGGCGATTTGTCAGTCTTGCCAACTAGatacttcttgaagccatTGGATATCAACGAAGAGATTGTTGTCGATATTGAGCAAGGTAAGACTTTAATTATTAAGTTGTTGGCAGTTGGGGAAATTTCCAAGCAGACCGGTACGCGTGAAGTGTTCTTCGAGTTGAATGGTGAAATGAGATCAGTCACGATTGATGACAAAACTATTTCCATCGAAACCAAGACTCGTCCCAAGGCTTCTCAACCAAATGAGGTCGGCGCTCCTATGGCCGGTGTCGTCGTTGAGATTAGAGTCAAGAAGGACCAAGAGGTCAAGAAGGGTGACCCAGTTGCCGTCTTGAGTGCAATGAAAATGGAAATGGTTATTAGTGCGCCAGTGAGTGGTAAGGTCGGAGAAATCGTGATCAGAGAAGGTGATTCTGTCGACTCTGCCGACTTGATCACAAGCATTCTTAAATAGAGATCAAAGAGTGACTTTGAAATAATCTTTCATAAATAAAAATATGTCTAAGTTTTCTgtctcttccttgaccTCTCCAGCGAATCTGGTCTTTTGTAAGAGTCTAACTGTGCTTGAAGTTTTCGATTCTGTTCTTCTAGAGCCTCTAGTTCACTCGTCAACTGGTCTACTTGCACCAGCACCTCATCGCCCTCATCCTCATTATCCTCGATTGGTCCTTTCCATCGCGAGTCTTGTAAGGCATTTCTCGCAAACGACGTTTGATTTAGTATCTTGATCCAATCTTCCAAGAGAGCGCCTGCGCTGTCAGTCGTGCTTTTCGTTTTGGCTATGTTTTTTTTGGCAGAAACTACGGTCTCTGTAAGGGCGTCAATGGTTTTGTTTAAACTTTTGACTTGCAGCAACTCTTTCTCGAGCGCTAGCTGTCGTGACATTTCGTGATTTTAAGTGCGATTGAGATTTGAGGATGGTTTGTTTTGGAAACAAGTAGTAGTGCGCTTATTCTCGGTGTATCGCATCAACTAAAGTGGTGAGCTTTTTAACTACAACGAGCGCAGCAGATTTCGGCGAAATCGACGCAAAGAATAGATATAACTAAAACATTTattgaaaagaataaaatttgcaaccacatATGCCAGACCAACCTGATGAGCTACCCACGAGATGGGAAGTGGAACTTGAGTTCGTCCAATCGTTAGCAAATATTCAATATGTCAATTTCCTAGCGCAGAACGACTACTTCAACGATCCTTCGTTCATCAATTACCTCGATTACTTAAACTATTGGAGAAGCCCTAAGTACGCTAAGCACTTGGTCTACCCTAACTGTCTTCATATTTTGACGCTACTACAGAACCCAGACTTTCGCAAACAAATCACAAATCCCGAGCTTATGAACAGTCTAATGAACGATATGGTCAAAAAGTGGCAAGGCCTGGAGGAGATTATTTCAAAGCCTGAGGAGAGTGAAGGCAAGGATACTCTGGGAGATCCAAATG contains:
- the PYC2 gene encoding pyruvate carboxylase 2, encoding MTSLATSTSDRAKINQMRRDSTVLGPMNKILVANRGEIPIRIFRTAHELSMQTVAIYAHEDRLSMHRLKADESYVIGKKGQYSPVQAYLQIDEIINIAKRHNVNMIHPGYGFLSENSTFARKVEEAGIAWIGPSYTTIDAVGDKVSARTLALENNVPVVPGTPGPIDSTEEAKKFVEKYGFPVIIKAAFGGGGRGMRVVREGDSIEDAFNRAKSEALTAFGNGTCFIERFLDKPKHIEVQLLADNYGNVIHLFERDCSVQRRHQKVVEIAPAKNLPKSVRDAILTDAVKLAKSANYRNAGTAEFLVDEQNRHYFIEINPRIQVEHTITEEITGVDIVAAQIQIAAGASLQQLGLLQDKITTRGFAIQCRITTEDPAKNFQPDTGKIEVYRSAGGNGVRLDGGNGFAGSVISPHYDSMLVKCSCSGSTYEIARRKMLRALIEFRIRGVKTNIPFLLALLTNETFINGNCWTTFIDDTPSLFRMISSQNRATKLLSYLGDLAVNGSSIKGQVGLPKLLTEALIPILHDPKTGIEIDVDSPVKPRGWRQVLLELGPEGFAKQVRNFKGTLITDTTWRDAHQSLLATRVRTIDLLNIASTTAHALNGAFSLECWGGATFDVSMRFLHECPWARLRKLRELVPNIPFQMLLRGANGVAYSSLPDNAIDQFVKQAKDNGVDIFRVFDALNDLEQLKVGVDAVKKAGGVVEATVCFSGDMLNPNKKYNLEYYLNVVDKIVEMGTHFIGIKDMAGTMKPKAATLLVSAIREKYPDIPIHVHTHDSAGTGVASMDAAAKAGADVVDAASNAMSGMTSQPSISALIASLEGEVNHGLEESLVRELDNYWAQMRLLYSCFEADLKGPDPEVYQHEIPGGQLTNLIFQAQQLGLGEKWLLTKEKYKVANHLLGDVVKVTPTSKVVGDLAQFMVSNNLTEEDVIKLAPELDFPGSVLDFMEGLMGKPYGGFPEPLRTQMLNNKRPKLDKRPGLSLPPVDFAKVKEELVSRYGESIDECDIASYVMYPKVYEDYRATLEKYGDLSVLPTRYFLKPLDINEEIVVDIEQGKTLIIKLLAVGEISKQTGTREVFFELNGEMRSVTIDDKTISIETKTRPKASQPNEVGAPMAGVVVEIRVKKDQEVKKGDPVAVLSAMKMEMVISAPVSGKVGEIVIREGDSVDSADLITSILK
- the DUO1 gene encoding Duo1p, which codes for MSRQLALEKELSQVKSLNKTIDALTETVVSAKKNIAKTKSTTDSAGALLEDWIKILNQTSFARNALQDSRWKGPIEDNEDEGDEVSVQVDQLTSELEALEEQNRKLQAQLDSYKRPDSSERSRKRQKT
- the SOH1 gene encoding mediator complex subunit SOH1, which codes for MPDQPDELPTRWEVELEFVQSLANIQYVNFLAQNDYFNDPSFINYLDYLNYWRSPKYAKHLVYPNCLHILTLLQNPDFRKQITNPELMNSLMNDMVKKWQGSEEIISKPEESEGKDTSGDPNGETNPHTSTQPEQKDTNEGSHVS